A stretch of Labrus mixtus chromosome 7, fLabMix1.1, whole genome shotgun sequence DNA encodes these proteins:
- the card19 gene encoding caspase recruitment domain family, member 19 isoform X1, whose amino-acid sequence MKLFLQPTKSCSQIFSLFTSADSFHEQLIEDSAFLRTDRRLNTELVDKLTLQLNRIYPQILSDKEATKFRNLDVPTSVRLGELLTHLQGKGDEACREFYRALHLHVEEVYYSLPTRLRLRDSLDPLTHPRVYRQRYVLNDRDPLFFLGCFSVAVGMALLYYYSEDKLTGGSRALGLAALGLKKKAQEVLIWYTEESLLK is encoded by the exons ATGAAATTGTTTCTCCAACCTACTAAGTCTTGTTCTCAAATATTCTCCCTGTTCACGAGTGCAGACAGTTTTCACGAGCAGCTGATAGAGGACAGTGCCTTCCTCCGGACTGACCGCAGACTGAACACGGAGCTAGTGGACAAACTCACCCTGCAGCTCAACAGAATCTACCCCCAGATCCTCTCAGACAAGGAGGCCACTAAA TTCAGAAACTTGGATGTGCCTACAAGTGTTCGCCTGGGTGAGCTCCTGACACACCTGCAGGGGAAAGGAGACGAAGCATGCCGGGAGTTTTACAGAGCTCTTCACTTGCATGTAGAGGAGGTTTATTACAGTTTGCCTACAAGGCTACGCCTCAGAG ATTCCTTAGATCCACTCACCCATCCTCGTGTGTACCGTCAGAGATACGTTCTGAATGACAGAG ATCCCCTCTTCTTTCTGGGCTGTTTCAGCGTTGCAGTGGGAATGGCTTTACTTTATTACTATAGTG AGGATAAATTGACGGGAGGAAGCCGGGCCCTTGGGTTGGCTGCTCTGGGTTTGAAAAAGAAGGCACAGGAGGTTCTCATATGGTATACTGAGGAAAGCCTCCTGAAGTAA
- the LOC132977957 gene encoding protein bicaudal D homolog 2-like, with the protein MSMEEKEYAEAVLVTEAGPQWLQAEVERLTRELRETTHEKIQAAEYGLAVLEEKQQLKQRFDELETEYETVRHELDQLKEAFGQAHSTHRKVAADGESREESLILESASKEALYQQKVLELQSELRQAKVSLTSVQSENERLSSIALEMRESSDLAELQRGQLRDDIREYKVREARLLQDYSELEEENISLQKQVSVLRQSQVEFEGLKHEIRRLEEDSQCLHSQLDEAVGLREIAERQLAEALETIKTEREQKATLRKELSHYMTIGGSVYNGSFNISIDNLKLHDDPSAIGEPDNDDLIRGFENGLAKAGEGDDDNRAPGNKRGDAFKPAPSLVDDLLSELNISEIQKLKQQLMQVEREKVALMNSLQENQKHLEQAYGTVSEQKETVNRLTENLSAMRKLQASKERQSALDSEKDRDSHDDGDYYELDINGPEILKCKYTVAVSEAGELRQELKSLRAKYEECRTQYEDERGRLDGDIQDLRTRFACLEKISQADKAEVARLEKELRLVSEAAGESLGSLNVAQDELIAFSEELANLYNHVCMCNNETPNRVMLDYYKEGKAKVRRGQEGKEHQSSVLLSNGLITDTESVKADSSTTKVTPVPPPEHRPESMNVYNLVAIIRDQIRHLQQAVDRTTDLSRQRLANLELSTVADKDKEACMEEILKLKSLLSTKREQIATLRAVLKANKQTAEVALANLKSKYESEKAMVTETIMKLRNELKALKEDAATFSSLRAMFATRCDEYVIQLDDMQRQLAAAEDEKKTLNSLLRMAIQQKLALTQRLEDLEFDHEQARRSTAAGGKGKTKGKGASSNH; encoded by the exons ATGTCCATGGAGGAGAAGGAGTATGCCGAGGCGGTGCTGGTGACAGAGGCCGGGCCGCAGTGGCTCCAGGCCGAGGTCGAGCGTCTTACCCGGGAGCTCCGTGAAACGACCCATGAGAAGATCCAGGCGGCTGAGTACGGGCTCGCGgtgctggaggagaaacagcagCTCAAGCAGCGATTTGATGAATTGGAGACAGAGTACGAGACGGTCCGACATGAGCTGGACCAGCTGAAGGAG GCCTTTGGACAAGCTCACTCTACCCACAGGAAGGTGGCAGCAGACGGGGAAAGCAGGGAAGAGTCGCTGATCCTGGAGTCCGCCAGTAAGGAGGCTCTGTATCAACAGAAGGTCCTCGAGCTGCAGAGTGAGCTGCGACAGGCCAAAGTCTCACTCACCAGTGTGCAATCTGAAAATGAACGCCTGTCATCGATTGCCCTTGAGATGAGAGAG AGTTCCGATCTGGCAGAACTGCAGCGCGGTCAGCTGCGCGATGACATCAGAGAGTACAAGGTGCGGGAGGCTCGTCTGTTGCAGGACTACagtgagctggaggaggagaacatcTCTCTGCAGAAACAAGTGTCTGTGCTGAGACAGAGCCAG GTGGAATTTGAAGGTCTAAAGCACGAGATCCGCCGTCTTGAGGAGGACTCCCAGTGCTTACACAGCCAGCTGGACGAAGCCGTGGGTCTAAGAGAAATTGCAGAGCGCCAGCTGGCGGAAGCCTTAGAAACTATAAAAACAGAGCGCGAGCAGAAGGCTACCCTGCGCAAGGAGCTCTCCCACTACATGACCATCGGCGGCTCTGTGTACAACGGCTCTTTCAACATCTCCATCGACAACCTCAAACTCCACGATGACCCCTCTGCCATCGGCGAGCCTGACAACGACGATCTCATCAGAGGCTTTGAGAACGGCCTGGCCAAAGCAGGTGAAGGTGACGATGACAACAGAGCCCCGGGGAACAAGAGAGGGGACGCCTTCAAGCCGGCTCCGAGCTTGGTGGATGACCTGCTGAGTGAGCTCAACATCTCTGAGATCCAGAAACTCAAACAGCAGCTGATGCAG GTGGAGCGGGAGAAAGTCGCCCTGATGAACTCCCTCCAGGAGAACCAGAAGCACCTGGAACAGGCCTACGGGACTGTGTCTGAGCAGAAGGAAACTGTCAACAGGCTGACTGAAAATCTCAGCGCAATGAGGAAACTGCAGGCCAGTAAGGAGCGCCAGTCTGCCCTGGACAGCGAAAAAGACCGAGACAGCCACGATGATGGAGACTACTATGAGCTGGACATAAATGGACCTGAGATCCTGAAGTGTAAGTACACCGTGGCGGTGTCTGAAGCTGGGGAGCTGAGGCAGGAGCTGAAGTCTCTGAGAGCAAAGTACGAGGAGTGTCGGACACAGTATGAAGACGAGCGAGGCCGGCTGGATGGCGACATTCAGGACTTGAGGACAAGATTTGCGTGCCTGGAAAAGATCAGCCAGGCTGATAAAGCAGAGGTGGCTCGTCTGGAGAAGGAGCTCCGTCTGGTCAGTGAGGCTGCAGGAGAATCACTCGGCAGCCTTAATGTGGCTCAGGATGAGCTCATAGCTTTCAGCGAAGAGCTGGCTAATCTCTACAaccatgtgtgcatgtgcaacaATGAGACGCCAAACCGTGTCATGCTTGATTACTACAAAGAAGGTAAGGCCAAAGTAAGACGAGGTCAGGAAGGCAAGGAGCACCAGTCTTCTGTACTTCTCTCTAATGGGCTTATCACTGACACTGAGTCTGTAAAGGCAGACTCCAGCACCACTAAAGTCACCCCAGTTCCACCCCCCGAGCACCGGCCTGAGTCCATGAACGTCTACAATCTCGTAGCCATCATCAGAGACCAGATCCGCCACCTTCAGCAGGCGGTGGACCGCACCACTGACCTGTCGCGGCAGAGACTCGCCAATCTGGAGCTGAGCACAGtggcagacaaagacaaagaggccTGCATGGAAGAGATCCTCAAACTGAAGTCCCTGCTGAGCACCAAAAGGGAGCAGATCGCCACTCTCCGAGCTGTGCTCAAAGCCAACAAACAG ACGGCTGAGGTTGCCCTGGCCAACCTGAAGAGTAAATATGAAAGTGAGAAGGCCATGGTGACTGAGACGATAATGAAGCTCCGCAATGAACTGAAGGCTCTGAAGGAGGATGCTGCTACGTTCTCCTCTCTTCGAGCCATGTTTGCCACAAG GTGTGATGAGTATGTGATCCAGCTGGATGACATGCAGAGGCAGCTGGCTGCCGCAGAGGATGAGAAGAAGACCTTGAATTCTTTGTTACGTATGGCCATCCAACAGAAACTTGCATTGACTCAGCGCCTGGAGGATTTGGAGTTTGACCATGAGCAGGCGCGCCGTTCCACAGCGGCGGGAGGAAAGGGCAAAACAAAGGGCAAGGGAGCCTCCTCCAACCAT TAA
- the card19 gene encoding caspase recruitment domain family, member 19 isoform X3 encodes MRDSFHEQLIEDSAFLRTDRRLNTELVDKLTLQLNRIYPQILSDKEATKFRNLDVPTSVRLGELLTHLQGKGDEACREFYRALHLHVEEVYYSLPTRLRLRDSLDPLTHPRVYRQRYVLNDRDPLFFLGCFSVAVGMALLYYYSEDKLTGGSRALGLAALGLKKKAQEVLIWYTEESLLK; translated from the exons ATGAGAG ACAGTTTTCACGAGCAGCTGATAGAGGACAGTGCCTTCCTCCGGACTGACCGCAGACTGAACACGGAGCTAGTGGACAAACTCACCCTGCAGCTCAACAGAATCTACCCCCAGATCCTCTCAGACAAGGAGGCCACTAAA TTCAGAAACTTGGATGTGCCTACAAGTGTTCGCCTGGGTGAGCTCCTGACACACCTGCAGGGGAAAGGAGACGAAGCATGCCGGGAGTTTTACAGAGCTCTTCACTTGCATGTAGAGGAGGTTTATTACAGTTTGCCTACAAGGCTACGCCTCAGAG ATTCCTTAGATCCACTCACCCATCCTCGTGTGTACCGTCAGAGATACGTTCTGAATGACAGAG ATCCCCTCTTCTTTCTGGGCTGTTTCAGCGTTGCAGTGGGAATGGCTTTACTTTATTACTATAGTG AGGATAAATTGACGGGAGGAAGCCGGGCCCTTGGGTTGGCTGCTCTGGGTTTGAAAAAGAAGGCACAGGAGGTTCTCATATGGTATACTGAGGAAAGCCTCCTGAAGTAA
- the ninj1 gene encoding ninjurin-1 produces MPTESLEMNGDADRNGEAEVPLRRRFRRPQGPEGPQGPLNMNHYANKKSAAESMLDVALLMANASQLKAVLEQGPDFTFYVPLITLISISLILQILVGVLLIFIVKWNLNDESMHYRLNFLENVATSFVFIIVVVNVFITAFGVQRPNPSG; encoded by the exons ATGCCTACGGAAAGCCTGGAAATGAACGGTGATGCTGACCGAAACGGCGAGGCGGAG gtcCCGTTGCGAAGACGCTTCAGGAGGCCGCAGGGCCCTGAGGGTCCTCAGGGCCCTTTGAACATGAACCACTATGCCAACAAGAAGAGCGCAGCAGAGAGCATGCTGGATGTGGCTCTGCTGATGGCAAACGCCTCACAGCTTAAGGCCGTACTGGAGCAGGGACCAGACTTCACCTTCTACGTGCCCCTCATCACACTCATAAGCATCTCTCTTATCCTGCAAATCCTGGTGGGAGTACTACTCATCTTCATAG TGAAGTGGAACCTGAACGATGAAAGCATGCACTACAGGCTGAACTTCCTGGAGAATGTGGCCACATCCTTCGTCTTTATCATTGTCGTGGTCAATGTCTTCATCACGGCCTTTGGTGTCCAGCGGCCCAACCCATCCGGCTGA
- the card19 gene encoding caspase recruitment domain family, member 19 isoform X2 — protein MGDSFHEQLIEDSAFLRTDRRLNTELVDKLTLQLNRIYPQILSDKEATKFRNLDVPTSVRLGELLTHLQGKGDEACREFYRALHLHVEEVYYSLPTRLRLRDSLDPLTHPRVYRQRYVLNDRDPLFFLGCFSVAVGMALLYYYSEDKLTGGSRALGLAALGLKKKAQEVLIWYTEESLLK, from the exons ATGGGAG ACAGTTTTCACGAGCAGCTGATAGAGGACAGTGCCTTCCTCCGGACTGACCGCAGACTGAACACGGAGCTAGTGGACAAACTCACCCTGCAGCTCAACAGAATCTACCCCCAGATCCTCTCAGACAAGGAGGCCACTAAA TTCAGAAACTTGGATGTGCCTACAAGTGTTCGCCTGGGTGAGCTCCTGACACACCTGCAGGGGAAAGGAGACGAAGCATGCCGGGAGTTTTACAGAGCTCTTCACTTGCATGTAGAGGAGGTTTATTACAGTTTGCCTACAAGGCTACGCCTCAGAG ATTCCTTAGATCCACTCACCCATCCTCGTGTGTACCGTCAGAGATACGTTCTGAATGACAGAG ATCCCCTCTTCTTTCTGGGCTGTTTCAGCGTTGCAGTGGGAATGGCTTTACTTTATTACTATAGTG AGGATAAATTGACGGGAGGAAGCCGGGCCCTTGGGTTGGCTGCTCTGGGTTTGAAAAAGAAGGCACAGGAGGTTCTCATATGGTATACTGAGGAAAGCCTCCTGAAGTAA